One region of Chryseobacterium muglaense genomic DNA includes:
- a CDS encoding thymidine kinase, translating into MFLENTINHSKQSGWMEVICGSMFSGKTEELIRRLRRAEMAGQNVEIFKPKTDTRYSDEDVVSHNKNKIRSTAVENPNEIILLGSNCDVVGIDEAQFFDESIVEIANQLANSGIRVVIAGLDMDFLGRPFGPMPNLMATAEYVTKVHAICRKTGNLANYSMRTSEGKNLVELGETESYDAVSRRVFVDEVLNKKEV; encoded by the coding sequence ATGTTTTTAGAAAATACAATTAATCATTCCAAACAAAGTGGTTGGATGGAAGTTATTTGTGGCTCAATGTTTTCCGGAAAAACCGAAGAGTTGATCCGAAGACTGAGAAGAGCTGAAATGGCGGGGCAGAATGTGGAAATTTTTAAACCTAAAACTGATACAAGATATTCTGATGAAGATGTCGTGTCACATAACAAAAACAAGATTCGCAGTACTGCTGTAGAAAACCCTAATGAAATTATTTTGTTGGGGTCAAATTGTGATGTCGTAGGAATTGATGAAGCTCAGTTTTTTGACGAAAGCATCGTAGAAATTGCCAATCAATTGGCAAATAGCGGTATTCGGGTAGTTATTGCAGGTTTGGATATGGATTTTCTGGGACGACCTTTCGGGCCGATGCCCAATTTGATGGCAACAGCAGAATATGTAACAAAGGTACACGCTATTTGCAGAAAAACGGGAAATCTCGCCAATTATTCTATGAGAACTTCTGAAGGAAAAAATTTGGTAGAACTCGGAGAAACAGAATCTTACGATGCAGTAAGCCGAAGAGTTTTTGTAGATGAAGTTTTAAACAAAAAAGAAGTTTAA